The following proteins are co-located in the Corynebacterium aquilae DSM 44791 genome:
- a CDS encoding amino acid ABC transporter permease, translating into MTHSPGQTPAPKPIEAKQLHHPGRWIAAAILALLAALFVISAATNEAYHWDVYRQYLFDTRVANAALHTLALTVLAMLLGVVLGAILAVLRMSPNPVLRAVAWLYLWIFRGTPVYVQLVFWGLLSAIYQTINLGITEINVETLLQNTFVLAALGLGLNESAYMAEIVRAGIQAVPEGQTEASKALGMSWWLTIRRTILPQAMRIIIPPTGNELISMLKTTSLVVAIPYTAELFGRSMDIANNLFLPVPMLLVAATWYLAITSILMVGQYYLERYFSKGASRQLTARQLAALADAEGKPPANVTVTD; encoded by the coding sequence GTGACTCACTCCCCCGGCCAAACCCCCGCCCCTAAGCCCATCGAGGCTAAGCAACTGCACCACCCGGGCCGCTGGATTGCCGCCGCCATCCTGGCCCTGCTCGCAGCTCTGTTCGTCATCAGCGCCGCCACCAACGAGGCCTACCACTGGGACGTCTACCGCCAATACCTGTTCGACACCCGCGTCGCCAACGCCGCACTGCACACCCTGGCACTGACCGTGCTGGCCATGCTGCTCGGTGTCGTCCTCGGCGCGATCCTCGCAGTGTTGCGCATGTCCCCCAACCCGGTACTGCGTGCCGTCGCCTGGCTCTACCTATGGATCTTCCGTGGAACCCCCGTGTACGTCCAGCTCGTGTTCTGGGGTTTGCTCTCCGCCATCTACCAGACCATCAATCTGGGCATCACCGAAATCAACGTAGAAACCCTGCTGCAGAACACCTTCGTCCTCGCCGCCCTCGGCTTGGGGTTGAATGAGTCCGCCTACATGGCTGAGATCGTACGTGCCGGCATCCAAGCAGTTCCCGAGGGCCAAACTGAAGCCTCCAAGGCTCTCGGCATGTCCTGGTGGTTGACTATCCGCCGCACCATCCTGCCGCAGGCCATGCGCATCATCATCCCGCCGACCGGCAACGAGTTGATCAGCATGCTCAAGACCACCTCTTTGGTGGTGGCCATTCCCTACACCGCCGAACTATTCGGCCGCAGCATGGACATCGCCAACAACCTGTTCCTCCCGGTTCCCATGCTGCTGGTCGCCGCCACCTGGTACCTGGCTATCACCTCCATCCTCATGGTGGGCCAGTACTACCTCGAGCGCTACTTCTCCAAGGGCGCATCCCGCCAGCTGACCGCCCGCCAACTGGCTGCGCTGGCAGACGCCGAAGGCAAACCCCCGGCCAACGTCACCGTCACCGACTAA